The Parcubacteria group bacterium genome has a window encoding:
- the uppS gene encoding polyprenyl diphosphate synthase: MMSNNKIPKHVVVIPDGNRRWAKKRGLQPWEGHDVGAKMIEKIVRKARELGIQYISIWGSSKENLVKRPMRERQELINIYTKYFEKLINSEEVEKDDVRINIIGGWREQLPKNLVNLLEEGIEKTKYHHKYHVNFFLSYSGDDEMLAAIREIIKNCHDSATVTKDTVKKHLFTKDLPPVDYLIRTGGEPHLSTGFMMWDIANAQLFFSDLYFPEFDDGEFEKAIADYARRMRRHGA, from the coding sequence ATGATGAGTAATAATAAGATACCAAAACATGTTGTGGTCATTCCTGACGGTAATCGTCGCTGGGCAAAAAAACGGGGATTGCAACCGTGGGAAGGACACGATGTTGGCGCAAAAATGATTGAAAAAATTGTCAGAAAAGCAAGGGAGCTGGGCATTCAATATATTTCCATATGGGGGTCATCAAAGGAAAATTTGGTTAAGAGGCCGATGCGAGAGCGTCAGGAATTGATCAATATTTACACAAAATATTTTGAAAAATTGATCAACAGTGAAGAGGTGGAAAAAGATGATGTGCGTATCAATATTATCGGCGGATGGCGAGAACAACTGCCAAAAAATCTTGTAAATCTTCTTGAGGAAGGCATAGAAAAAACAAAATATCATCACAAATATCATGTCAACTTTTTTTTGAGTTATAGCGGAGATGATGAAATGCTTGCGGCAATTCGAGAAATCATTAAAAATTGTCATGATAGTGCTACGGTTACAAAAGATACGGTTAAAAAGCATTTATTTACCAAAGATCTTCCCCCTGTTGACTACTTAATTCGCACTGGCGGTGAACCGCATCTTAGCACCGGATTTATGATGTGGGATATTGCCAATGCCCAGTTATTCTTTTCAGATTTGTATTTTCCAGAGTTCGATGATGGAGAATTCGAAAAGGCGATCGCTGATTATGCGCGGCGCATGCGACGTCATGGTGCATAA
- a CDS encoding polyprenyl synthetase family protein, translating to MNIKSEMHILKEEIDQEMVTYLDSVIKEAQKTDVFMASAVKYFKKTMLAGGKRIRPIMMYWGYHAAGGTNRKEIIKTSISIELIHAFLLMHDDIIDRDDLRHGKQTIHAHYRDYYRRFFCGSDAEHFGKSIAIISGDFVYSLGNQVLFSSKFEPRTIVRALNKLQEIVGLTCVGEVQDIYMEYGHKVTRQAILRMYENKTARYTFDGPLKLGAILADADDDFCKKIEKFSIPVGIAFQIRDDILGIYGDAKKTGKPVGSDIAEGKRTLLVETALKNANKKTKKEIMSLLGDQKIDDKGVKRFQHIMEETGALADVEKYMQELIADGKNALAKMNISDDARNFLSALVTYLSDREK from the coding sequence ATGAATATCAAGAGCGAGATGCACATTCTCAAAGAAGAGATCGATCAGGAAATGGTTACATATCTTGATTCCGTGATCAAGGAGGCGCAAAAGACGGATGTTTTTATGGCATCGGCGGTAAAGTATTTCAAAAAAACGATGCTTGCGGGAGGAAAGCGCATTCGTCCTATCATGATGTATTGGGGTTATCATGCGGCTGGCGGCACGAATCGAAAGGAAATCATCAAAACATCCATCAGTATCGAACTCATCCACGCATTTCTTCTCATGCATGATGATATCATTGATCGGGATGATTTGCGACATGGCAAGCAAACGATCCATGCGCACTATCGTGATTATTATAGAAGATTTTTTTGCGGAAGTGATGCGGAACATTTTGGAAAGTCTATAGCAATCATTTCTGGTGATTTTGTGTATTCTTTGGGTAATCAGGTTTTGTTTTCATCAAAATTTGAGCCACGTACAATCGTACGTGCATTGAATAAATTGCAGGAGATCGTCGGATTGACATGTGTAGGAGAAGTGCAGGATATATATATGGAGTATGGTCATAAAGTAACAAGACAAGCGATTTTGCGTATGTATGAAAATAAAACGGCACGGTATACATTTGATGGTCCTTTGAAGCTTGGTGCAATTCTTGCTGACGCCGATGATGATTTCTGCAAAAAGATCGAGAAGTTTTCCATACCGGTTGGCATAGCATTTCAAATCAGAGATGATATATTGGGGATTTATGGAGATGCAAAAAAAACAGGAAAGCCTGTCGGCTCTGATATTGCAGAGGGCAAAAGAACATTGCTTGTTGAAACAGCGCTAAAAAATGCGAACAAAAAAACAAAAAAAGAGATCATGTCACTGTTGGGTGATCAAAAAATCGACGATAAAGGAGTAAAAAGGTTTCAACATATTATGGAGGAAACTGGTGCGTTGGCGGATGTGGAGAAGTATATGCAAGAGCTAATCGCAGACGGAAAAAACGCGCTTGCAAAAATGAATATTTCTGATGATGCACGAAATTTTCTTTCAGCTTTAGTGACATATTTAAGTGATCGAGAAAAATAA
- a CDS encoding ion transporter — translation MSMQKRTIKEICNKAFNDVNARSFVLVNDFFAILTIISVFVIVLETVQRLSGYTDIFLFIEFGAVFFFFLEYVGRLIAADRPLKYMRSFFGIIDLIAIVPSFLGVANLTFLKSVRFLRVLRFLRMIRLAKLVRMHKGYDDIEDHGHDALFSLTVQIYVATFITAILFSGTMIWFFEGGRVEFSNIPYAMIWSSKVLLGGVSQTMPQTVAGEIVVIVTRFVGLILFGLLISIVGGSVKRLLLGTKEK, via the coding sequence ATGAGCATGCAAAAACGTACGATAAAAGAAATATGTAATAAAGCCTTTAATGATGTGAATGCACGCTCATTTGTTTTGGTGAATGATTTTTTTGCAATTCTCACTATCATTTCTGTTTTTGTGATCGTTTTGGAAACGGTACAGAGATTATCCGGTTACACGGATATTTTTCTTTTCATTGAATTTGGTGCAGTTTTTTTCTTTTTTCTAGAGTATGTCGGCAGGCTCATTGCGGCAGATCGTCCATTAAAATACATGCGGAGCTTTTTCGGTATTATCGATCTGATTGCAATCGTCCCATCGTTTTTAGGAGTGGCAAATCTTACATTTTTGAAAAGCGTGCGGTTTTTGCGTGTTCTCCGGTTTTTGCGTATGATACGTTTGGCAAAATTGGTGCGTATGCACAAAGGCTATGATGATATTGAAGATCACGGGCATGATGCTCTTTTTTCTCTCACTGTGCAAATCTATGTTGCAACTTTTATTACGGCAATTCTTTTTAGTGGGACGATGATCTGGTTTTTTGAGGGTGGTCGTGTGGAATTTTCCAACATACCCTATGCGATGATCTGGAGCAGTAAGGTGTTGCTTGGTGGTGTGTCACAGACTATGCCACAAACTGTTGCCGGGGAAATTGTTGTGATCGTGACCAGATTTGTCGGATTGATATTATTTGGTTTGCTTATTAGTATTGTAGGAGGCAGTGTTAAAAGGTTGTTGTTGGGCACAAAAGAAAAATAA